One candidate division WOR-3 bacterium genomic region harbors:
- a CDS encoding polyribonucleotide nucleotidyltransferase codes for MYSVSLQVGEKKLSLETGRVAKQAAAACTVSYGDTILLVAVSYKQDASENVGFLPLTVDYRELSFAAGKIPGGFIKRETRPSEAEILISRLIDRPLRPLFPEGFRNEVQIIANLLSSDVEHEPDAFGIIGAATALLMSEIPYTIPIAAVKVGLIDGKYVINPTLAQQADSKLNIIVAGTRDSVVMIEGGAKETTEEEITEAIKLAQPEIARIIDIQEEIVKNAGREKVSLVSPVMEESLRNEIQDAIGDSVDQILQFKDKETREDSTYELIKTLSEKLQEKDEAIESKIKHVVEEMLRAKMRDTVLKEKKRLDGRGLTDVRPVSCEIGLLPRTHGSALFTRGQTQSLAVTTLGTASDEQRIDNIFDEESKSFMLHYNFPPFSTGDVRPMRGPGRREIGHGALAERAIIPVLPKETEFPYTIRLVSNILESNGSSSMATVCGSSLALMDAGVPIRTAVSGISMGLIKENAQYVLLTDILGDEDHHGDMDFKVAGTKDGVTAIQLDLKIQGLPVDVLAEAMKLARDARLEILNVMNSTISTPRSELSKYAPKIVVFYVPKAKIGEVIGPGGKVIRKIIADNEVEIDIDDDGKVTIAGEDRQNVERAQETVQTIVQEAEVGKTYVGKVTRIMTFGAFVEILPGKEGLVHISKLSRQRVKKVEDVVKVGDEIVVKVANIDDQGRINLIRKE; via the coding sequence TTGTACTCCGTATCACTCCAGGTTGGGGAAAAAAAGTTAAGTCTTGAGACCGGTCGGGTGGCGAAACAAGCCGCCGCCGCATGTACGGTCAGCTATGGGGACACGATTCTCCTCGTCGCCGTTTCATACAAGCAAGATGCGTCAGAAAACGTGGGCTTCCTACCCCTTACCGTAGATTACCGAGAGCTTTCTTTTGCCGCGGGCAAGATACCGGGCGGATTCATAAAACGGGAAACCAGACCGTCAGAAGCCGAGATACTCATATCACGCTTGATCGACCGACCCCTGCGTCCGCTTTTCCCCGAAGGATTCAGGAATGAAGTACAGATCATTGCCAATCTCCTTTCGTCAGATGTTGAGCATGAACCTGACGCATTTGGCATAATCGGCGCAGCCACTGCTCTGTTGATGTCCGAAATACCCTATACAATACCGATCGCCGCGGTGAAAGTCGGGTTGATCGACGGGAAGTACGTCATCAATCCGACGCTAGCACAACAGGCAGACAGCAAACTCAATATCATTGTCGCCGGTACGAGAGATTCGGTCGTCATGATCGAAGGTGGCGCAAAAGAAACCACCGAAGAAGAAATCACCGAGGCCATAAAATTAGCCCAGCCGGAGATTGCCCGTATCATAGATATCCAAGAAGAAATCGTGAAGAATGCAGGCAGGGAAAAGGTGAGCCTGGTCAGTCCGGTGATGGAGGAGTCGCTCCGCAATGAGATCCAGGATGCGATCGGTGATAGCGTCGACCAAATACTACAATTCAAAGATAAAGAGACGCGTGAAGACTCGACCTACGAATTAATCAAAACGCTTTCTGAGAAATTACAGGAAAAAGATGAGGCGATAGAATCAAAGATAAAACATGTCGTTGAAGAAATGCTGCGCGCCAAGATGCGCGACACTGTGCTTAAGGAAAAAAAGCGATTGGACGGCCGGGGTCTGACCGATGTCCGCCCGGTTTCCTGCGAGATAGGACTTCTGCCGAGAACCCACGGTTCAGCTCTGTTCACACGCGGGCAGACCCAGAGTCTCGCCGTAACGACACTGGGCACGGCAAGCGACGAACAAAGAATTGATAATATATTTGATGAAGAATCGAAGTCATTCATGCTTCACTACAATTTTCCTCCGTTTTCAACCGGCGATGTCAGACCAATGCGGGGTCCGGGAAGGCGCGAGATCGGACACGGCGCGCTTGCCGAGCGGGCGATCATACCGGTCTTACCCAAAGAAACTGAATTCCCATACACTATAAGACTGGTCTCGAACATCCTTGAATCGAACGGTTCCTCATCCATGGCAACCGTGTGCGGTTCATCGCTTGCCCTGATGGACGCAGGCGTGCCGATCAGGACCGCGGTGTCAGGTATTTCCATGGGTTTGATCAAGGAGAACGCACAATATGTTCTCCTTACCGATATTCTGGGTGATGAAGACCACCACGGTGATATGGATTTCAAAGTCGCCGGGACCAAAGACGGCGTAACTGCGATACAGCTCGACCTCAAGATACAAGGGCTGCCGGTCGACGTTCTCGCCGAGGCAATGAAGCTTGCGCGCGATGCGCGTCTGGAAATATTGAATGTCATGAACAGCACGATCAGCACGCCGCGAAGCGAGCTCTCCAAGTACGCGCCGAAGATCGTAGTATTCTACGTTCCCAAGGCAAAAATCGGCGAAGTGATCGGCCCGGGCGGAAAGGTAATACGCAAGATCATCGCAGACAACGAAGTTGAGATAGATATCGATGACGACGGTAAGGTAACGATCGCCGGCGAGGACCGCCAGAATGTGGAAAGAGCTCAGGAAACAGTCCAGACTATCGTACAGGAGGCCGAGGTCGGAAAGACGTATGTCGGCAAGGTTACACGCATAATGACCTTCGGTGCGTTCGTCGAGATCCTGCCCGGCAAAGAAGGGCTTGTACATATTTCGAAGCTCTCCAGACAGCGCGTGAAGAAAGTGGAAGATGTCGTCAAGGTTGGCGACGAAATTGTTGTAAAAGTGGCAAATATTGACGACCAGGGGAGGATTAATCTTATCCGAAAAGAATAA
- the rpsO gene encoding 30S ribosomal protein S15: MTLDRNKKSEVIQNYKRHGKDTGSPEVQIAILTERIKNLSDHLKQFPKDRHSRRGLIKMVNDRRRHLNYLMKKDRSKYLEIVKTLDLRG; the protein is encoded by the coding sequence ATGACGTTAGACAGGAACAAGAAGAGTGAAGTAATCCAGAATTACAAGCGACACGGCAAGGATACCGGATCGCCGGAAGTGCAGATAGCGATATTGACCGAGCGAATAAAGAACCTCTCTGACCATCTCAAACAGTTTCCCAAGGATCGACATTCGAGGCGCGGCCTGATAAAGATGGTCAATGATCGGCGCCGTCACCTCAATTATTTGATGAAAAAGGACCGCAGCAAGTACCTTGAAATTGTCAAAACACTGGATTTAAGAGGTTAG
- a CDS encoding saccharopine dehydrogenase NADP-binding domain-containing protein — protein sequence MKILVFGGSGKIGSAVAWDLAPDNEVETIGIVGRHMETLQQVKEWVGSDKIIPHILDINDREAAIALMKQYDVGVLTLPNRQTSYKVVHLAIEAGLNIVDTIEEFHRTPDEYETEGLEVPEGMKLADYGEWLHKRACENNVTFVDGMGFAPGLSNITLGDGIRKIDVAEKAVARVGGIPSKDAAAKHPLRYMITWAFEHVLREYMIKLNVIRGGRIVEVNAATDLESFRFNKFGKDEELQCAVTPGMPSFLFTRKQLKEFAEKTVRWPGHWQGVHTLKDCGMLDVEPVDFKGAKIVPREFLLSIITPRLIPNEGEGDVCVMYNTLEGKKDGKDVKIEYFMWDEPDTKHNISSMMRVTGYPMAITARMIGKGEIKAKGIVAPEDAVTPELYKKFIEELKKRNIEILEVAG from the coding sequence ATGAAGATTTTGGTCTTTGGTGGTTCTGGCAAGATCGGCTCAGCAGTCGCCTGGGATCTTGCTCCTGATAATGAAGTTGAAACGATCGGTATTGTGGGCCGGCACATGGAGACGCTACAGCAGGTGAAGGAATGGGTTGGCAGCGACAAGATTATTCCCCATATTCTCGATATCAACGACAGAGAAGCGGCCATTGCTTTGATGAAGCAGTATGATGTTGGAGTTTTGACCTTACCCAACCGTCAGACGAGTTACAAGGTGGTGCATCTGGCGATTGAAGCGGGACTGAATATCGTGGATACCATCGAAGAGTTTCATCGCACGCCTGATGAGTATGAGACCGAAGGGTTAGAAGTACCTGAGGGCATGAAGCTGGCAGATTATGGTGAATGGTTGCACAAAAGAGCGTGTGAAAATAACGTGACTTTCGTTGACGGAATGGGTTTCGCTCCAGGACTGAGCAACATAACCCTGGGCGACGGGATCAGGAAGATTGATGTTGCGGAAAAAGCAGTGGCTCGGGTCGGCGGTATTCCATCGAAAGATGCCGCGGCAAAACATCCTCTTCGTTACATGATCACCTGGGCCTTCGAACATGTGTTGAGAGAGTATATGATAAAGCTCAATGTCATAAGAGGCGGCAGGATCGTTGAGGTTAATGCGGCTACCGATCTCGAGAGTTTCCGGTTCAATAAGTTTGGAAAAGACGAGGAGTTACAGTGCGCTGTCACTCCTGGCATGCCGAGTTTTCTGTTCACGCGGAAACAGCTGAAGGAATTCGCCGAGAAAACGGTACGGTGGCCCGGGCATTGGCAGGGTGTCCACACACTAAAGGACTGCGGCATGCTCGACGTCGAGCCGGTGGATTTTAAGGGAGCGAAGATAGTGCCAAGGGAATTTCTGCTTTCGATCATCACACCGAGGTTGATCCCGAATGAGGGTGAAGGCGATGTCTGTGTAATGTACAATACGCTTGAAGGCAAGAAAGATGGCAAGGATGTGAAGATCGAGTATTTCATGTGGGATGAGCCTGACACGAAGCACAACATATCATCGATGATGCGGGTTACTGGTTATCCAATGGCAATAACCGCGCGGATGATCGGAAAGGGTGAGATCAAGGCAAAGGGAATAGTTGCTCCGGAAGATGCCGTGACCCCTGAGCTCTACAAGAAGTTCATCGAAGAATTGAAGAAACGCAATATCGAGATACTCGAGGTTGCGGGATAA
- a CDS encoding VOC family protein has translation MSGIVFFRTKNISDLSRFYTEQIGMAIWLRQEDCIILRHGNMLLGFCTREEVERAGMITFVYETRREVDEMYEKLIDIATTQPRENEKYNIYQFFAQDPEGRALEFQHFLHPVAL, from the coding sequence ATGTCAGGCATCGTATTCTTTAGGACAAAGAATATAAGCGATCTCTCAAGATTCTACACGGAGCAGATCGGCATGGCGATATGGCTGCGGCAGGAAGACTGCATAATTCTCCGTCATGGTAACATGCTATTGGGATTCTGCACGCGGGAGGAGGTAGAGCGTGCAGGCATGATTACATTCGTCTACGAGACCCGAAGAGAAGTTGATGAGATGTATGAAAAACTCATTGATATTGCTACAACACAACCAAGGGAGAATGAAAAATACAATATCTATCAATTCTTTGCACAGGATCCTGAGGGTCGAGCTCTTGAATTCCAGCATTTCCTCCATCCGGTCGCGCTCTGA
- a CDS encoding riboflavin synthase has product MFTGIIEEKGKIISITRSRVQKIKIMSRLQVENGDSIAIQGICLTVTDVIKNGFTVDAMQQTLGVTTLRNWHAGDHINLERAMRIGDRLGGHIMLGHVDDVGRLVRIKSNEYSFEIDPKYAVYVVPKGSIGIDGASLTVSSIGKNILSVSLIPYTLKHTALGSLRIGTKVNIEYDYLAKFLKR; this is encoded by the coding sequence ATGTTTACCGGAATAATTGAAGAAAAAGGAAAGATCATTTCAATCACCAGATCCAGAGTCCAGAAGATAAAGATCATGTCTAGACTGCAGGTCGAAAATGGTGACAGCATCGCGATTCAGGGTATCTGCCTCACCGTAACCGATGTCATCAAAAACGGATTCACCGTCGATGCGATGCAGCAGACGCTCGGCGTGACCACGTTGAGAAACTGGCACGCCGGTGATCACATCAACCTCGAACGCGCCATGCGAATCGGTGACCGTCTGGGGGGACACATAATGCTCGGTCACGTCGACGACGTCGGAAGATTGGTCAGAATCAAATCAAATGAATACTCTTTCGAGATTGACCCGAAGTATGCTGTCTACGTAGTACCCAAAGGTTCGATCGGTATCGACGGCGCCAGCCTTACCGTCTCATCCATCGGCAAGAACATACTGTCGGTTTCCCTGATACCCTATACGCTCAAACACACTGCCCTCGGCAGTCTGCGAATTGGCACAAAGGTCAATATAGAATACGACTATCTGGCGAAATTCCTTAAAAGATAG
- the ribD gene encoding bifunctional diaminohydroxyphosphoribosylaminopyrimidine deaminase/5-amino-6-(5-phosphoribosylamino)uracil reductase RibD, giving the protein MDISCDYDRMYMQHAMTLASKGWGQTGINPLVGALVVKDGNIVGRGFHRRIGEAHAEVVAITEAGANTRGADLYVNLEPCCTQGYTPPCVDAIIKAGIKRVFIAETDPNPAVDGKSVEILRSKNIPVACLAPSAHSLDLNLWYRKYIKTRTPYVTLKIAYTKNFRISGFNGKYVTSEPSRRYVHALRNRVGAVLVGINTVLTDNPFLTDRLVGRHNPARIILDPDLKIPLNANVLAPNARRIVFAKVDTDRTKAGELQKLGIEMVHLDGNKHPTADLLRKIGMLKIGSMLVEGGGETFTNFLQEKTYDDLYVFVAPVTVSKGIEVPLAGKIIEKKKSELIGEDQLYHVYRNN; this is encoded by the coding sequence ATGGACATTTCCTGCGATTATGACCGAATGTACATGCAGCATGCCATGACACTTGCTTCAAAGGGTTGGGGGCAAACCGGCATCAATCCTTTGGTTGGGGCGCTCGTGGTGAAGGACGGCAACATCGTGGGAAGAGGATTCCACCGCAGAATTGGCGAAGCCCACGCCGAGGTTGTGGCAATCACCGAAGCCGGGGCAAACACAAGAGGCGCAGACCTCTACGTAAACCTGGAACCTTGCTGTACGCAAGGCTATACTCCGCCGTGCGTCGATGCCATAATAAAGGCAGGTATAAAACGTGTTTTCATCGCCGAGACAGACCCAAATCCGGCGGTTGACGGTAAGAGTGTTGAGATTCTGCGCAGCAAGAATATACCTGTAGCATGTTTGGCCCCATCCGCCCACTCCCTGGATTTGAATCTCTGGTATAGGAAATACATCAAAACACGGACCCCGTATGTGACCCTGAAAATAGCATATACAAAGAACTTCAGAATATCTGGTTTCAACGGCAAGTACGTGACCTCTGAACCATCGCGCCGCTATGTCCATGCATTGCGGAACCGGGTTGGCGCGGTGCTGGTGGGGATCAACACCGTGCTCACTGACAATCCATTCCTGACCGACCGTCTGGTAGGAAGACACAATCCAGCACGGATTATCCTGGACCCGGATCTGAAGATCCCGCTGAACGCGAACGTGCTCGCGCCCAATGCCCGCCGTATCGTCTTCGCGAAAGTAGATACAGACCGCACGAAAGCCGGCGAATTACAGAAACTGGGTATTGAAATGGTCCATCTCGATGGGAACAAACATCCGACCGCAGACCTGCTCCGAAAGATCGGCATGCTCAAGATAGGCTCGATGCTTGTTGAAGGCGGCGGCGAAACCTTCACTAATTTCCTTCAAGAGAAAACATACGATGATTTGTATGTATTTGTCGCGCCAGTCACGGTGAGCAAGGGCATTGAGGTCCCGCTCGCCGGCAAGATCATCGAGAAAAAGAAGTCAGAACTCATTGGGGAGGATCAACTATATCATGTTTACCGGAATAATTGA
- the hypE gene encoding hydrogenase expression/formation protein HypE, which produces MTEDKVRLGHGSGGLLTSKLIRDVILKYFDSEILKRLEDAAELPAARQKIAFTTDSYVVDPIFFPGGDIGKLAICGTINDLAVKGAIPKSLSLALIIEEGFKFSDLERILKSAARTARAAGVNVVCGDTKVVEKGKADKLFITTSGVGIIKQSISKNRIRVGDHVMLSGTIGDHGIAIMNERLNLGLKFSVKSDVAALHGLVREILKAGPAVHFMRDPTRGGVVSVLNETLEGTRKGIVIQETALPIRKQVRGASEILGLDPLYIANEGKLVAFVDRRRSERILNIMRVHPLGKHAAIIGEVVNEPQGVWLRTAIGGTHPLIQMEAEGLPRIC; this is translated from the coding sequence ATGACAGAAGATAAAGTCCGTCTGGGTCACGGTTCGGGCGGGTTGCTCACTTCAAAATTAATCCGTGATGTAATTCTCAAATATTTCGACAGCGAGATCCTAAAACGTCTCGAGGACGCCGCGGAATTACCGGCAGCGAGACAAAAAATTGCGTTCACTACTGATTCGTACGTTGTCGATCCGATATTCTTTCCGGGAGGCGATATCGGAAAACTGGCGATTTGCGGAACGATAAACGACCTCGCCGTCAAAGGCGCAATACCCAAATCGCTGTCACTAGCTCTGATAATCGAGGAAGGCTTCAAGTTCTCCGATCTCGAAAGAATCCTGAAATCGGCCGCGCGGACGGCGCGTGCCGCTGGCGTGAACGTGGTATGCGGTGATACAAAGGTGGTTGAAAAAGGCAAAGCCGACAAGCTATTCATCACAACGTCAGGCGTCGGGATCATTAAACAAAGCATCAGTAAGAATAGAATACGTGTCGGTGACCATGTCATGCTCAGCGGCACCATCGGTGATCACGGCATCGCGATCATGAATGAACGCTTGAACCTGGGGCTCAAATTCAGTGTTAAGAGTGATGTAGCTGCGCTACACGGTCTCGTCCGTGAAATTCTCAAGGCAGGACCAGCCGTGCACTTCATGCGGGACCCGACGCGCGGGGGAGTCGTGTCGGTTCTTAATGAAACATTGGAAGGTACCCGTAAAGGCATCGTCATCCAAGAAACCGCGTTGCCAATAAGAAAACAGGTCAGGGGCGCGAGTGAAATACTCGGCCTTGATCCCCTGTACATCGCCAATGAAGGTAAGCTGGTCGCTTTCGTCGACAGGAGAAGGTCTGAACGAATTCTGAACATCATGCGCGTCCACCCGCTGGGCAAGCACGCTGCGATCATCGGTGAAGTAGTCAACGAACCGCAGGGCGTGTGGTTGCGTACGGCAATTGGCGGCACTCACCCGCTGATCCAGATGGAAGCTGAGGGTCTCCCACGGATCTGCTGA
- a CDS encoding GNAT family N-acetyltransferase, with the protein MEINKFSERDRKHWEDFVAQSNNGTIFHSHDFLDYHPAGRFKNHHLIITERGNIIAVFPAVEKDTMIISHQGASYGGFVLKDDLGIHTIYLMVEHVVEYFKAQRCEKIILTQPPLIYYRNPNQYIDFALMKNNFSYLKRDVTAVIPLDMAEPLATFHGDARRSTKKAIREGVRVMFTDDYAGFYDILKHNLGMRHNVTPTHSLDELNKLKKMFPKDIMLFGAFVKERMVGGMVLFVTNPRVILAFYISHDEKYQNYRPVNLLFYEVIKWGRDQGYKYLDLGTFTLNMTPNWGLGRFKENFAARGFLRDTYQLLVNG; encoded by the coding sequence ATGGAAATAAACAAGTTCAGCGAAAGAGACCGCAAGCACTGGGAGGATTTCGTAGCGCAATCAAACAACGGGACAATCTTCCACAGCCACGACTTCCTTGACTATCATCCGGCAGGTCGTTTCAAGAACCATCACCTGATAATAACTGAACGCGGCAATATCATCGCCGTGTTCCCTGCCGTTGAAAAAGATACTATGATAATTTCTCATCAGGGAGCATCCTACGGAGGTTTCGTACTCAAGGATGACCTCGGCATTCATACGATATACCTGATGGTTGAGCATGTTGTTGAGTATTTCAAAGCGCAACGATGTGAGAAAATCATCCTCACTCAACCGCCGCTCATTTATTACCGTAACCCTAATCAGTATATCGATTTTGCATTGATGAAAAACAATTTCAGCTACTTAAAAAGAGACGTGACCGCAGTGATACCTCTTGACATGGCCGAACCACTGGCGACATTCCACGGCGACGCTCGGCGATCTACCAAAAAAGCCATCCGGGAAGGGGTAAGGGTGATGTTCACTGATGACTATGCTGGTTTCTATGACATCCTGAAACATAATCTGGGAATGCGCCATAATGTGACGCCTACCCATTCGCTCGACGAATTGAATAAACTCAAGAAGATGTTTCCGAAGGATATCATGCTCTTTGGCGCTTTCGTAAAGGAAAGAATGGTTGGTGGAATGGTTTTGTTCGTCACCAACCCCAGAGTAATACTCGCCTTTTACATAAGTCACGATGAGAAGTATCAAAACTACCGTCCGGTGAACCTGCTTTTCTACGAAGTCATCAAGTGGGGGCGCGATCAGGGATACAAGTACCTTGATCTGGGGACCTTCACACTTAACATGACGCCTAACTGGGGCCTGGGGCGGTTCAAAGAAAACTTCGCTGCCCGCGGATTCTTGCGCGATACATATCAACTACTAGTTAACGGCTAA
- a CDS encoding heparan-alpha-glucosaminide N-acetyltransferase domain-containing protein: MKKRYLFLDMLRALAVAEMIHGHSLEGLLDTALRSTPFFVNWTHVRGYTAPVFLFAAGFAFALATLPRVDEYSKFSKTLLTRLRRLFFVVLLGYLMYLPYFSLRQTILSIGTSGWDNLLRVDILRCIGVSALFLQLWFLLKPKRIATWIVVGAITIALPILTPVVRQSDFVLNLPAFIRYYFVDSRFPLFYYASFLFLGFMLGSLFTNRQGSWLKYSVIAAVLLILFGQVLNWSGALYALRGFITRGGVIILLTVLLERGERLWERMPRAVKYFGKESLVVYVVHLMIIYGSVLNRGLVSYWGRTLSYSEVYLFVVWLFAAMVILAYFWHKLKLEHMPVAHWVKNTIYWSFLALFLLKPH; encoded by the coding sequence TTGAAAAAGCGCTATCTCTTCCTCGATATGCTCAGGGCTCTGGCAGTTGCCGAGATGATTCACGGCCATAGCCTTGAAGGTCTTTTAGACACTGCCCTGCGGAGTACCCCGTTCTTCGTTAACTGGACGCACGTGCGTGGTTATACCGCGCCTGTTTTTCTGTTTGCTGCGGGTTTTGCTTTTGCCCTTGCCACGCTGCCCAGGGTCGATGAGTACTCGAAGTTCTCCAAAACTCTGCTGACGAGATTGCGGCGGCTCTTTTTTGTAGTCTTGCTTGGTTATTTGATGTATTTACCCTATTTCTCACTGCGCCAGACGATTCTTTCAATTGGGACATCCGGGTGGGACAATCTCCTGAGGGTCGATATTCTGCGGTGTATCGGAGTTTCGGCTCTTTTCCTGCAGTTGTGGTTTCTGCTGAAGCCTAAGCGTATTGCTACATGGATAGTCGTCGGAGCGATCACAATTGCGTTGCCGATTTTGACGCCGGTTGTGCGACAGAGCGATTTTGTTCTGAATCTCCCGGCTTTCATCAGATACTATTTTGTCGACTCGCGGTTTCCACTCTTTTACTATGCTTCGTTCCTCTTCCTCGGGTTCATGCTGGGATCTTTGTTTACTAACCGCCAGGGTTCCTGGCTGAAATATTCAGTGATAGCTGCAGTACTGCTCATTCTTTTCGGACAGGTCTTGAACTGGTCAGGGGCGTTATACGCGCTGCGCGGTTTCATTACCAGGGGCGGTGTGATAATACTACTTACGGTGCTGCTTGAGAGGGGGGAGAGACTATGGGAACGCATGCCCCGGGCAGTCAAATATTTTGGCAAAGAATCGCTCGTGGTTTATGTAGTGCACCTCATGATCATTTATGGTTCAGTGCTCAACAGAGGTCTGGTATCTTACTGGGGGCGGACGTTGTCCTATTCTGAGGTCTACCTGTTCGTTGTGTGGTTGTTTGCTGCGATGGTGATCCTTGCCTATTTCTGGCATAAGCTGAAACTTGAACACATGCCGGTCGCGCATTGGGTGAAAAATACCATATACTGGTCATTTCTGGCTCTCTTCTTGTTGAAGCCGCATTAG
- a CDS encoding MarR family transcriptional regulator: protein MSKKLFELIIMLMKKCQLTETKIRNEFGLSAAEYNALLTIRRDEKMLCNAFSEKMGLSASRGSRIIDRLKKKGFVKGEAVPDDRRILKISMTDKGIELKNLIGKRMDECENNILGKLSTQQREDVRNALEMLSEIM, encoded by the coding sequence ATGAGCAAAAAGCTATTTGAACTTATTATTATGCTGATGAAAAAATGCCAGCTGACCGAAACTAAGATCAGAAATGAATTTGGTCTTTCGGCAGCAGAATACAACGCGCTCCTGACGATCAGACGCGACGAGAAAATGTTGTGTAACGCGTTTTCGGAGAAGATGGGTCTTTCTGCATCCAGGGGCAGCCGGATCATCGACCGCCTCAAGAAGAAAGGATTCGTCAAGGGCGAGGCAGTACCTGATGACCGTAGGATTCTCAAAATTTCAATGACCGATAAGGGTATAGAGTTGAAGAACCTTATCGGCAAGAGAATGGATGAATGCGAAAACAATATATTGGGTAAGTTATCGACACAGCAGCGTGAGGATGTACGCAACGCACTCGAGATGCTGTCGGAGATAATGTAG
- a CDS encoding 4Fe-4S dicluster domain-containing protein, which yields MHETNRDWLPGFDKKFAELTHQMVKDLEKCLQCGKCTGQCPAAKLSSYNPREIIRDLRMGNVEKVISSHELWLCFFCSGCYAVCPRDINFPFAISMLRYAALAQGYGWEEVKKIKDPYAQDYYNTGLSVNINERNIGVKREIAKNSGTDGRIETVRKKMGLPPKRQVSERAMSEIKFIADATGMTDLFKEIDKKQAKEKKWNYGSAADMVKVKKGPNQKFIDVEEEDKEKIC from the coding sequence ATGCACGAAACAAATAGGGATTGGCTGCCTGGTTTCGATAAGAAATTTGCCGAACTCACCCATCAGATGGTAAAAGATCTGGAAAAATGCCTGCAGTGCGGTAAGTGCACCGGACAGTGCCCGGCAGCGAAGTTATCTTCATACAACCCGAGAGAGATCATACGCGATCTGCGCATGGGCAACGTGGAAAAAGTGATCAGCAGCCACGAATTATGGTTGTGTTTTTTCTGCAGCGGCTGTTACGCAGTGTGCCCGCGGGACATAAATTTCCCGTTCGCGATTTCCATGTTGCGCTATGCTGCGCTCGCGCAGGGATACGGCTGGGAAGAAGTGAAGAAGATTAAGGACCCGTATGCTCAGGATTATTACAATACAGGTCTCTCGGTGAATATCAACGAGAGGAATATCGGCGTTAAAAGAGAGATCGCGAAGAATTCAGGAACCGATGGTCGGATCGAAACGGTACGCAAAAAGATGGGTTTGCCGCCCAAGAGACAGGTGTCGGAACGCGCGATGAGCGAGATCAAGTTCATCGCCGATGCGACGGGAATGACCGATCTGTTCAAAGAAATAGACAAGAAACAGGCGAAAGAGAAGAAATGGAACTACGGCAGTGCGGCTGACATGGTTAAGGTTAAGAAGGGGCCGAATCAGAAATTCATCGACGTTGAGGAAGAAGATAAGGAAAAGATATGTTGA